In Xanthomonas fragariae, the genomic window TGCGAGCCTTAGCGTCGTTTGGCTGCCCCGAGCCTTGTAGGTCGAGGGCGCTGTGGCTACGCGAAGCATTGTCTCGCCCTGCGACGAACTAGCGCAATGGGACGCACGCACCGTGTGCGATGCACGGCTTAGAATTGGGACATGAACGAATTCGACCGTGTACGCGATTATCTGACCAGCTTGCAGGATCGTATCTGCGCTGCCGTGGAAGCCGCCGATGGGCAGGCGCGATTTGCCGAGGACCTCTGGCAACGCGAGGAAGGCGGCGGTGGGCGCACCCGCATCCTGCGCGATGGCGCGGTTTTCGAGCAGGCCGGCATCGGCTTTTCGGATGTGTCCGGCTCGCGCTTGCCGCCTTCGGCCAGTGCGCACCGGCCCGAACTGGCCGGGGCCACCTGGCGTGCCTGCGGGGTGTCGTTGGTGTTCCATCCGCACAATCCGCACATTCCGACCACCCACGCCAACGTGCGTTACTTCCGCGCCGAGCGCGATGGCGAGGTGGTGGCGGCCTGGTTCGGTGGCGGCTTCGATCTGACCCCGTTCTATCCGGTCGACGAAGACGTGCTGCACTGGCACCGTACCGCGCAGGCACTGTGTGCGCCGTTCGGCGAGGAGCGTTATGCGGCGCACAAGCGTTGGTGCGATGAGTACTTTTTCCTACGCCACCGCAACGAGACGCGTGGCGTGGGCGGGTTGTTCTTCGACGATCTGGGCCAGGACTTTGAGCGTGACTTCGCCTACCAGCGCGCGGTCGGCGATGGCTTTCTGGACGCCTACCTGCCGATCGTCGAGCGCCGCAAGGGCACGCCCTACGGCGAGCGTGAGCGCGAGTTCCAGCTTTACCGTCGTGGCCGCTACGTGGAGTTCAATCTGGTCTACGACCGCGGCACCCTGTTCGGGCTGCAGAGCGGCGGGCGCGCTGAAAGCATCTTGATGAGCCTGCCGCCGCGGGTGCGCTGGGAGTACGGCTTCGAGGCGGAACCGGGCAGCGCCGAGGCGCGGCTGATGGACTTTCTGGTACCGCGTGATTGGCTGGGCTGAGCTTGTCGATTAAATATACAGAATTGAATTAAACGCCGTACTGAGTAAGCGAGTTAATCGCGCCTGTGTAAATTTGTAATTGCCAGCGCGGCCAATGTATTCGGCCATTCGACGGATGTCTGACGCTACATTGCGAGAAAATTCAGGACTAAAAATAAAAAGCCCCGCAGACCAGGGGGAGGTCGGCGGGGCCAGGGAACGGAAACTTGGGGAGGAGTTTCCGTTCCGAGATCTGCTCCAGGGGATGGGAGAGATCTAGCGACAGGCGTTGCGCCCGTCGAGCGATATAACAACATTCTCTACATTGATGGATCGTGAAGATAACTGTTAAAGATCTGCAGAATTTAGCGATTATTCATGCCATCTATATTTGCTGAATTCTTACCCTGTCAGGTCTGCACATCCAGCATCTCAGAGCGATTTGCTGCGTCAGTGGGCTTGGTCCCAGTTAACGCCAACACCGGAATCGACTACAAGCGGGACACGCAACTCGGCGGCCGACGACATCCGCGTGGTGACCTCACTCAGCAGCGTGTCGACAAAATCGGCATCGGCCTCAAATACCAGTTCATCGTGCACTTGCAGAATCATCAACGCGCGCTCGGCGTGGCCGGCGATCCAGCCATCCACGCTGACCATGGCGCGCTTGATGATGTCGGCGGCGGTGCCCTGCATCGGCGCGTTGATGGCCGCGCGCTCGGCGCCGGCGCGCTGGCCCTGGCTGCCGGCGTTGATGAAGTCCAGGTATAGCCGGCGGCCGAACACCGTTTCCACGTAGCCCTTGTCGCGCGCCTGCTGGCGGGTGGTTTCCATGAAATCGCGCACGCCCGGGTAGCGGCTGAAATACAGCGCGATGTAGTCCTGCGCCTCGCCACGACCGATGCCAAGTTGCCGGGCCAGGCCGAACGCGCTCATGCCGTACATCAGGCCGAAATTGATCGCCTTGGCGGCGCGGCGCTCATCAACGCTGACGGTGTCGATCGTGCGGCCGAACACTTCCGCTGCAGTGGCGCGGTGCACGTCGGCGCCGGACTCGAACGCGCCTACCAGCCCAGGGTCGCCGGACAGGTGCGCCATGATGCGTAGTTCGATCTGCGAGTAGTCGCAGGCGATCAGCTTGCGCCCGGCCGGGGCGACGAAGGCACGGCGGATGCGGCGGCCGTCTTCGGTGCGGATCGGGATGTTCTGCAGATTCGGATCGGACGAGGACAAACGCCCGGTCGCGGCACCGGCCTGGTGGTAGCTGGTGTGCACCCGCCCGGACTGCGGGTGGATCATTTCCGGCAGCTTGTCGGTGTAGGTGCTGCGCAGCTTGGTCAGGCCGCGGTACTCCAGGATCACCCGCGGCAGCGCGTGTTGGTCGGCGATGGCTTCCAGCGCTTCTTCGTTGGTCGAGGGCTGGCCCTTGGGCGTCTTGATCACGGCCGGTAGCTTGAGCTCATCGAACAACAACGCCTGCAGCTGTTTGGGAGAATCCATGTTGAAGGTGCGCCCGGCCAGCTCGGTGGCCTTTTGCTGAGCGGCGAGCATGCGCTTGGACAGGTCGGCGCTTTGCCGGCGCAGTTCGGCTGCGTCCACACACACGCCGTTGGCCTCGATACGCGCCAGCACTTCCACTAGCGGGATCTCGATGTCGCGATAGACGCGCTCCAGCCCCGGCTCGGCAGCCAGCTTGGGGCCGAGCACGTGGTGCAGGCGCAGGGTGATGTCGGCATCTTCGGCGGCGTAGCGGGTGGCGTCGTCCAGGCTGATCTGCGCGAACGGGATCTGCTTGGTGCCCTTGCCGCAGACGTCTTCGTATTTGACGGTGTCATAGCCCAGATAGCGCTTGGCCAGGCTATCCAAGTCGTGGCGGGCGCTCCCGGAATTGAGCACAAAGCTCTCCAGCAAGGTGTCCTCGCTGTAGCCGGCCAGGGCGATGCCGTGGCGGCGCATCACGTGCAGATCGTACTTGCCGTGCTGGCCGAGCTTGCGCACGGCAGGGTCGGTGAGCAACGGCGCCAGCTGGGCCAGCGCCTGGGTGCGGTCGAGCTGGGCCGGGACGCCGGGGAAGGTGTGGCCGAACGGCAGATACGCTGCCTGGCCGGGCTCGGCGGCCACGCTCAGGCCGATCAGATCGGCCTGCAACGGGTCCAGGCTGTCGGTTTCGGTATCAAAGGCGAACTCGCCTGTGGCGCGCAGACGCGCAATCCAGCTGTCGAGCTGTTCCTGGGTCAGGATGGTGTCGTACTGCCCGGGTGCGGACAGCGCGGGGTCCATTTCCACCGGCGGGCTGACCGGGCCGGACACGAAGCCGGTGCCGCGCGCGCGACCGGGCTCGGTACGGGCACTGGCTGCGGCTGCGGCAGCGCCCAGCGCCATCGGCTCGATCGACAGACCGGCCTGAGCTGCAGCGCCGCCGAGTTCGCGTAGCGCTTGAGTGAAGCCGTGGCGTGCGTACAGCACCGCCAGCGTTTCGGCATTGGGCTCGCGCAGATCCAGCGCGCGCGGGCCGCTGGCCAGCGTCACGTCGGTCTTGATGGTGACCAGCTCGCGATTGAGCGGCAGGCGTGGCAGCGCGGCGCGCAGGTTCTCGCCGATCTTGCCCTTGATCTTGTCGGCGTTGGCGATCACGCCATCAAGCGAGTCGTATTCGGCAAGCCACTTGACGGCGGTCTTGGGGCCGCACTTCTCCACGCCGGGCACGTTGTCGACGGTGTCGCCCATCAGCGCCAGCAGGTCGACGATCTGGTTCGGGCGCACGCCGAACTTGGCGATCACCGCCTCGGCCGAATCCATGCGGCTGCCGCTCATGGTGTTGACCAGTTCGATGCCCGGGCGCACCAGCTGTGCGAAGTCCTTATCGCCGGTGGAGATGGTGACGCTCAAGCCATCGGCGGCGGCCTGCAGGGCCAGCGTACCGATCACATCGTCGGCTTCCACGCCATCGATGCGCAAGATGTCGATGCCCAACGCATGCACGATGTCGCACATCGGCTGCATCTGCGCGCGCAGGTCATCGGGCATCGAGGGGCGATTGGCTTTGTAATCGGCATACAAGTCGTCACGAAACGTCTTGCCTGGCGCATCCACCACGAACGCGATGTAGGCCGGGCGTTCCTTCAAGGTGGCGCGCAGCATGTTGACCACGCCGAACAATGCACCAGTGGGCTCGCCCTGGGCATTGGTCAGCGGCGGAAGCGCGTGGAACGCGCGATACAGGTAACTGGACCCGTCGATCAGGACTAATCTGCTCATGCGCCAATTCTACGCTGCACGCCCAAGCCGCACCGCCCAGCGCATACTGGCCGGCGACCTGGAACGGACAAACGACGATGAACAGAGCGAGTCTTTTACTGCTACCGTTACTGCTGCTCGGCGGCTGCGCCACCGGTAGTGCGAGTGTCGGCGGCGATGTACCGGCCGGTGCGGATGTCACCAGCAAGACCATGGGCAACGGCGACAAGGTCGACGAATATCGGGTCAACGGCCAGTTGGAAACGGTGCGCGTGACGCCCGCACGCGGTGCGCCCTACTTCCTGTACGACCGCAACCACGACGGCCACACCGATGCCGAGAAAGACAAGGTCAACAAGGTGTACTGGAAGCTCTATAGCTGGTGATTCCGGAATCGGGAATCGGGAATCGGGAATCGTAGAGCGTGAGCACAACAGCTGTGCGGCCGCTCGTCCCGGTAACGCCAACCTTGCGTGGCGTCTGCGGGATGCGATGGCTCGCCGGTTTCGGTACGCCGCAGCACGTCAGTGACAGGTATCGCTGGTGCTGTTGGTCTGGGGCATCTGACCTGGCTGAGCGCAATGCTCAGCTTTCTTCAAGCGGGCCGGTGACGCGTTGCAGTTCGTCGATGCCGCCCGGCGCCAGCTCTTTCATCAGCGCCAGAAAGTCGCAGCCGACCAGGCGCTGCGCGCGTCGCAGCAACATCGGCACCGGGCTGGAAGGCACGTTGCGCGCGTAATAGGCCCATATCTCTTGTCGCTG contains:
- the polA gene encoding DNA polymerase I; this encodes MSRLVLIDGSSYLYRAFHALPPLTNAQGEPTGALFGVVNMLRATLKERPAYIAFVVDAPGKTFRDDLYADYKANRPSMPDDLRAQMQPMCDIVHALGIDILRIDGVEADDVIGTLALQAAADGLSVTISTGDKDFAQLVRPGIELVNTMSGSRMDSAEAVIAKFGVRPNQIVDLLALMGDTVDNVPGVEKCGPKTAVKWLAEYDSLDGVIANADKIKGKIGENLRAALPRLPLNRELVTIKTDVTLASGPRALDLREPNAETLAVLYARHGFTQALRELGGAAAQAGLSIEPMALGAAAAAASARTEPGRARGTGFVSGPVSPPVEMDPALSAPGQYDTILTQEQLDSWIARLRATGEFAFDTETDSLDPLQADLIGLSVAAEPGQAAYLPFGHTFPGVPAQLDRTQALAQLAPLLTDPAVRKLGQHGKYDLHVMRRHGIALAGYSEDTLLESFVLNSGSARHDLDSLAKRYLGYDTVKYEDVCGKGTKQIPFAQISLDDATRYAAEDADITLRLHHVLGPKLAAEPGLERVYRDIEIPLVEVLARIEANGVCVDAAELRRQSADLSKRMLAAQQKATELAGRTFNMDSPKQLQALLFDELKLPAVIKTPKGQPSTNEEALEAIADQHALPRVILEYRGLTKLRSTYTDKLPEMIHPQSGRVHTSYHQAGAATGRLSSSDPNLQNIPIRTEDGRRIRRAFVAPAGRKLIACDYSQIELRIMAHLSGDPGLVGAFESGADVHRATAAEVFGRTIDTVSVDERRAAKAINFGLMYGMSAFGLARQLGIGRGEAQDYIALYFSRYPGVRDFMETTRQQARDKGYVETVFGRRLYLDFINAGSQGQRAGAERAAINAPMQGTAADIIKRAMVSVDGWIAGHAERALMILQVHDELVFEADADFVDTLLSEVTTRMSSAAELRVPLVVDSGVGVNWDQAH
- a CDS encoding DUF2782 domain-containing protein, which produces MNRASLLLLPLLLLGGCATGSASVGGDVPAGADVTSKTMGNGDKVDEYRVNGQLETVRVTPARGAPYFLYDRNHDGHTDAEKDKVNKVYWKLYSW
- the hemF gene encoding oxygen-dependent coproporphyrinogen oxidase codes for the protein MNEFDRVRDYLTSLQDRICAAVEAADGQARFAEDLWQREEGGGGRTRILRDGAVFEQAGIGFSDVSGSRLPPSASAHRPELAGATWRACGVSLVFHPHNPHIPTTHANVRYFRAERDGEVVAAWFGGGFDLTPFYPVDEDVLHWHRTAQALCAPFGEERYAAHKRWCDEYFFLRHRNETRGVGGLFFDDLGQDFERDFAYQRAVGDGFLDAYLPIVERRKGTPYGEREREFQLYRRGRYVEFNLVYDRGTLFGLQSGGRAESILMSLPPRVRWEYGFEAEPGSAEARLMDFLVPRDWLG